The nucleotide window TTGCTTTTGAACCAGGGTCTCCCTTTGTATTCCAGGAGAACCTccaactcgtgatcctcctgcctccacccctctagtgctggggtcacaggcaagCATCAGTGTTCCTGGCATACAATAATGTTTCTTAAATGTAGCTGTTCTATTTTGACCTCTAGAAACAAACGCATGCAGAGCCTTCCCAGCATAATGCTTGCCTAGGACTTTAACGCTTGCTAGAGCCTGGCTCATCTTACTTTTCCTGTAACCAGCCTTTGTTCCTCATCATTTTGGTCACACAATGACCTATCCTTGTGTCTGAATGCTGGGTCATGTTGCTGAATTTCCTATTGTGTGTGGTTTTAATATGCTATGATATTCTATAAACATACCTttacagtctttcctcctcctcataaAGTGTAGTGTTTAGCATCATCTGCTCTTTGGGAGGATTCTTGAGGAGGAAATATTACTCTGATCAATTTGCTACACAATCACCATGCCTGTTTCTCGCAGAAATTACTGCATgagctggagatatggcttaGTTCACTTGCCAGCATGTGTGAGTCCCTGGATTCAGTCTCTGgtatcacacatatacacacaagtaatTTACTCTATGTAAGTAGATaggttttcattattttgtggCTACTGAGAAACTCAGGATAACATAGGTATTGCTTTAGTGCTGACTAGAATCGGATATTTTCTTCATTGCTGGTCTTGAACTATATCTTCAGCCTtagaaagattctttttttttaatttttattattagttacattttttcttttcctttctttctttctttctccttccttccttccttccttccttccttccttccttccttccttccttccttcctttctttctttctttctttctttctttctttctttcttattagttacattttattaactgtatcccagctgtatcccgctccctcattccctcccaatcccaccctcccttcctcatctcctccctgcccctttccaagtccactgattgtggagggcctcctcccctttcatctgaccctgttttatcaggtatcttcaggactggccgcaaagtcctcctctgtggcctagcaggactcctcctcccttgcggggggtgtgtcaaaaagcctgccattgagttcctgtcagaaatagtccctgttccctttactatgggaaaccaattgttttactgagctaccacgggctacatctgagcagaggttctaggttatatccatacatggtccttggttggagaaatagtttcataaaagacccctgtgcccagatatatttggtccttgtggagctcctatcctttccatgtcatactaactcccccttctttcatatgattccctgcactctgccgaaggtttggttatgagtcttagtatctgctttgaaacactgctaggtagagtctttcaggggccttctgcactaggctcctgtcctgttacttgttttctcctacgtccaatgtacctcccatttgtctttctaagtgaggattgatcatcttaccctgggtcctctttcttgtttatcttttttaggtgtacagatttcattatgtttatcatatcttataggtctatataagtgagtatataccatgtgtgtctttctccttctgggatacctcattcagaatggtcttttctagatcccaccatttgcctgcaaatttcatgatttccttgtttttgattgttgagtagtattgcattgagAAAGATTCTTATACCACACCTTTATTTCCATCAAATTTTCTTCTCGTCTTACTTTACTGTCCTGACCTTTGGGAAAAAGGGGCAGTTGAGGCTCATTAACATTTTTTAACTGATCTTTTTATAGTACCAGAGATTGAACCTAGGCCCTTGCATATGATGGTCAAGTGTTTCCACTGATCTTCACCTCcatcttaaaaatgtttattcattGCATGCCGTGGATGTCTAGGGGTGCCTGTGTCATGGtgtacttgtggaggtcagatcACAGCCTTGAGAGTTGGTTCTCTACTTACATTTTTGTGTGGGTTCCATCCTGGTTATCAGGCTTAcacagcaaacacctttaccctTCGAGCcaccttttaatttttgttcaacCCACATTTTGATAAATTGCCTAGGCTattcttgaactcattctgtaatcAGGGTAGGCTTTGAACTTTCAAACCTTACGCCTCATCTCTCCAGGGACTTTAGGGATTACAGGCTTTCATTGCCAGGTCTTGctcatttttgtcttttaaaataattagttCCATAGCCTACATAGGAGGATAATACTCCTCCCAGAAGCCACGGCTAACcagttaaacaaaagaaaacaaaacagtgccAAGTACACGATATTTCCCCTACAGTTGTTAATCAAGGGGAGCCTGGATACCATTAAGGCAATACAGGCTGTTGCCATTTCTCTTGGTTACCTATCAAAAAGTAACAGAGCAACCCTAGTGTTGAAGGCAGCATACAACTCTGGCCATAGGACTTGAAGAAATCAAGCCGGTACTGACCAAGCAGCTTCTTTCCTGTTGATTAGCTTTCATATTACGAAAAGATGCTATGGAGGCTGTTTGAAGAGTAAAGTCATCAGTAATCTTGAGATGAACCTGCAAATCTGTAATAAGGACTCTCCTGGCACGAACATGCCCATGGGTACAATAACGGCATGAATGGTATTGATGTAACCAACGATTTTCTTATAGAATTTAAGGCCTTTCCTCCACTAGAGAAAACCCATAATTCGTACTGTAAATCTCTCCAAGGACTTGTGGCTAGAACATACAATGACTCTAGAACTGAACTTAGTACTTTTATTTTGCTTAATGGACATAGCATCAAAATGTCTGCTAAGTATATATCCCTTTATCTGTAGATGTATTATCTAATCCAAAGATTAATTAGAATAGTTCTCAGACATCACCAGAAAAGCCTTCCCCCCCCTTTGGATGGCAATTAACACAGAGTCTTACAACTagtgaaaacacaaagaaaaaaaatgtctgaagAGTGCTCAGCCATAAATGGGATACCTGTCTCAAACCTTCTCTCCCTAAGTAGCCCAGGGAACATTTCAGATGAGGGGGCAGAATGATTGTACGGCCAGAGTTCCAGGAAAACGGGGCACTGGACCCGACAAGACTGCTGCATTCGCAGTAactgtggttgcctgcacaagacctgcataagATTAACCCAGTCACCATCCCAGCACAGCTGGGGAAGGGGCACATaactgcccctcaactgaggcaCTATCGATAGCTGGTAGTTGCTAGGGAAGAGAGAGCCTATTTTCTTAGGGCTGTGAGCCCTAgtagtttgaccatgctccagtggatgatTCCACACTATTCTACATCTGAACAGCATTCCTACCATCTGAATAGCAGAAAAAGGACTTCATGGAATATGTATGTAACTTATAACATATATAAGCATTTATGGAAatacacgcatgcatacacaTCTGAAGTTGGAAAGCGAATGTTGGTGAATCTTTGGGAGGAGTTGGAGTGGGGACATTAGGAGTGAATGAATGACTAATATTGTATGTATAGatgaaattctgaaaaatatAAACCTATTATACTTTAAaggatatgtatgtatgcatgtacgtATATATGTATCACAAACCTGGTGTGTTGGGCCATGCCTGAAGTCCAAGCACTCACTAAGCTCAGGTAAGActgtcatgagtttgaggccagtatgaGTTATGTGACAAAACACTATCTCAGTAAGAACACAGTGAGGCAGGATGCTTGAAAACAACTCATGTATTCTTCAGCCATTTCAAATCCCTTTTGGATTTaggtgaaagaaaaatgaaaatgttaaaattaatgTTAAACTTTAATTTAAACTTTCAGAGTCATTTTTTTGTCAATTTAAAAATCAGCCCTCGGATCCAACTTTGCCAGCTTTCTGTGTCTTCATTCCTCACTGCAtttttctttgacttcttccatcaATACTACTTTGGACTTTACTAAACAATTTTAACACACTAGTGTTTTATATGAGTAAGTCCTCTTGCTCCAGGTTGTCTATTTTTTTAAGCCATAGGCACTATGGCTTGTATTGTCTGAATCTAGTACATTAATATTCTGTTTCTTTACACTAAAATATAACAAATAatgccatctatctatctatctacctacctatctatcatgtatctatttattttggtgtgtgtgtgggtgagggTTGAGATAGGATTgttctgtgttgccctggctgtcctggtcttatagaccagtctggccctcagctcagagttcctcctgcctctgcctctgtagtgctgggattaaaggcgtgcaccactgctcCCTGCTgacttcttcattttttaaagccCTCATGACATCTTATTTAGGGAATACAGGAACTCAACATCGTCCATAATGATCTAAGTCTGCTTTTAAATCTTGAAACTTAAAGACTGTGCTGGCCCACgactgtactcccagcactctggaagctgaggaaggagaaTCATTGAGAAtctgaggctagcttgggctatatagtgagtggTAGGCTAGCCTGGGTAACATAGCAGGTCTCTTCCTCAAGAAGAGGAGTACAAACATTTATTGAACCTTTCTATACAGTGTTCTTgaactctggccttgaactctcagtggTCCCTCTACCTCAACTTTTGAGTGCTGGCAATACAGGCCAGCTTGTGTTCTTTGACAGGACATCTACCCTCATAACATCGCAGTGCAAAGCCAACGTCTACAGTAAGTTGGGGGAACCACCTCACACTTCTCGAACAGGTTTTGTTCGCATTAAAAAATGTGGGTGAACCAGGACAGGTCCACACCCAAAAGGACACAGTGAGGCTCCTAACTACGGTTTGCCCCAGAAAGTCCACAGTTTTAGCAACACTATTATCTTTGAGCAAAGGACCATTGGTCCCCTGTGCCTACTAATCAGCCAGGGATGGAAAGAGGCAGCTTGTAATTACTGCAAGACTCCCAAGCGCGGGCGCAGGCCTTATGAACGAGAACTACAAGTCCCAGCATGCAATGCAAACCTCAAAGACTCCGTGCGTACTGACGTCTAACTCTCCGCGCCCTGTTCTGTGGTTTGGGTCGGCTCTCTGAAGGGTGTGCTGACTCGTTTTTTTCCTTAAGAAGTTCTGAGTCCTAGGGATCCATCTTGCGGATCCGGGGTCCAAGATGGACAAAGTCTGTGCAGTTTTTGGAGGCTCCCGGGGGATCGGCAGGGCTGTAGCCCAGCTCATGGCCCAGAAGGGCTATCGCCTGGCGATCGTCGCCAGAAACCTGGACGTGGCCAAAGCCGCCGCCGGCGAGCTCGGCGGTAGGTACCAGGAGAAGTGGCCCCGTCGCTGGGCTGCGGTGCCAGACCACGAGCTCGAGTCCAAGAGCTCCAGGGCCATTGGCTTTGTTTATCAGTCTGTGCCCTAGGTGGCTCATGGCCCGTGACCAAGCCTTCAGTGGTTCTCGTGAAGATCCTGAGAAGTAGCCGCCGCCAGTGCTGACATTGAGAGCCGCCTTGCTCGGGCTTCTAGTAGGAGAGAGTGGACGCGATCAAACTGAACGGAGTGAAGTCGGGAAAGTCAGGCTACCGGGTGGAAATGGCGAGATTGCATTTTCCTGACAGCTCTTACCCTATGCGAAGGCACGCGACAGTATTTCAAAGAGAAACTTTTGAGTACCAGCCAGTTGAGAGGCCAGGGTTGCTTTCCCAAATCGACCAAACACTTTAATAAGTTACTGATTTGTTTCCCCAGATCCTTTTAATTGTATTCCAATCCCAGGTGGCCCCCACCCCATTATTAATAACGGATTGGTCATTGCATTGCAAGTTTAAGTCTCGATTGTGATAAGACAACGTGGCAGGCTGTTACTAGAATGGAGAAAAATACATGTCACTATGAGCAAAGCAGTGAGTGTTGTAGGTTTAGGGAGTATCGGGTGCCTGTTATACTTACTTACATGGAAATATCCTTGATAAGTAactcagactggctttgaatgCATGATTCTCGTGCCTCAATCTCCCCATTGCTGAGGTCACCTTACTGTGGTGTGACAGTGACATCTTCAGTATGACGTCTGCCTCCATCTTTTCTTGaacacagggtctcaccatgcagCCCAGGCTTCCCTTGAGTCTGAATCTGAATCTCAGTTTTTGGGAACACCGCTGTGGCATGAACATATTCCTCAGCAACCCAGTCAGCACTGCTTCCAGGTTGCTAGACAACTGCCTGCGTCTGTGGTGCTAGCTACCTGTTCTGTGGAGCTTCAGCGTACAGTCGGTTCAGCTGGCTATATCCCTATCATGAATTGAGGAGCATACGTATTAACATGGTAGCTTATTAAACAGAGAGTACTTTTCCTTTCAATTATAATTTCCTGTGTATGGTGATAGAGGGttctactgagccacctctcttgCCCACGTTGGCCGCAAGCTTGGAGTGGCAATCTCCAGTCTCAGGGCTGGGGCTGCAGGTGTGCCCTAGTTTCTGGGCCCAGATCTTACTAcggtttttaaaattacatttatttatttggttagatgtgtgcatgtggaagtcagaggacagcctgttctCTCTACTATGTGGCTCCCAAGGGTTCAGCCCAGATTGTCAGTCTTGGCAGAAAGTGCCCTCATccaatgagccatcttgctggccctaaatatttttattttgaaactttcCAAGCATATATCTTCTTGAGGATTTGAGGTCTcacccaggttagccttgaactcatgagtcCAGCAAGCTCTAACATTTTGGATAGTCTGGTACGACTGTCCCCATCAAGAAAAATCCAGAGTTAAAGTTAGTTTTCTGTAATGTTTTATGTGCccactgtaatcctagcatttggcaGGCTGAAGTGAGACAATCCTGagatttgaggtcagcctaggtaatatagtaagaccttgtctcagagcagaaacaaacacaaaaggaagaaacaaaatttcagtatTCCTTCTTCACTTCTACACTCTCTACCTTTTATTAGGTGGTCCATGAGGGCACAAACCCATggcaaactttcttttttaaaatatgttttattttttataatttattcattttatatcttgattgtagccctcttcctcaacttctcctagtcccaccctccttcccctagttcactgaaagggggagttctcctcctctgacatctgctcctagcttatcaagtctcatcaggactgcctggatcgtcttcctctgtggcccgtcAAAGCTGCATCAccagaacaggcaactgagttcatgacagaggcagcccctgctccccttacttggtaacccacatggagactgagctgcctatgggctacatttgagcaggggtctaggtcctctctatgcacaGTCCTTGATTGATGCAccagtctcttcaggaccccctgggctcagattttttagctgtGTTGgtattgtggagctcctggcctctgtgCCATGATATACTTTCATCTCTAGGTTTAGTATTTAGTACCGGCTTGCCTTGTAGTCTAAtcataaagcaaataaatttgaAATTCAAGTTAAGATTTATAGGTAATTCTGATTTAACTCTGTTTTGTAGGAAACCACTTGGCATTTAGCTGTGATGTTGGTAAAGAACAGGATGTTCAAAATACATTTAAGGAGATGGAGAAACATTTAGGACCAGTAAATTTCTTGGTAAATGCAGCTGGCATTAACAGGTTGGTTAAAGATTGAGGTAAATTTCTgatatcctttttaaaaaaagaccttTTATTAATACATCTATATCCtagttacttttccattgctatgacaaaattcCATGACCGAGGCAATATTTATAAAACTGTTTCATTAAGGTTATGGTTTTAGAGTTTTAAGAGTCATGTTGGTAGAGCCAAGCCACAGTGGCAGCAAGTGCTATGAACTCATATCTCAGTctgcatgtgggaggcagaggaagagcacAGTGGGAACAGGGGCCAGCCTGTTCCCAGTGACATTTCCAACAATCTTTCCCAATGTGGTCCCAAATTGGGGACCACGTATTCAAGTATATGAGCTTAGGGGGACCATTgtcattcaaagcaccacaatTAGTATAAGATAATGTATTTGgctgttttatttctatttgaaaaGGCTTATTTTGAAAATTGTCAACCCGTACGTTCTTTTATTAAAAtcgttatgtgtatgtgtgtgtttgcatgttatATATGCACACGTGTAGGTTCTCACTGAGGTTAAAAGACGGCATCAAGttgcctggagctggagatacaggcTCTTGTGAGCTATTGATGTGGGTGCTTGgcactgaatttgggtcctctatGAGAGCAGTATGTTCTCTAATCGccaagccatctctttagccctgtTTCTTTAAGGTGAGATAAATGCCCAGTTGGATCAGTCCTAACATACCTTCACCAGCATATCACCCAGAGTGCCGGAAGACTCGCTTAGCTCCTATCACAGAAACCAGTGTTCTGAGCTCCACTGATCATAGTGGGCTTAATGCTGATGTAGTATACAGAATAAGgaatgtaacaacaacaacaacaacaacagtaataatagGGTGGgggatttgttatttttttgtaaatttagGAGAAAATATTTAGATTCACAGTCACTTTAAACAAGGCAAAACTGGTAGTAGCTTAGGCCATTTGGTTGCTTGCTACTGTGTTTAGCCACTGGCAATATCACTctagcagagaggcagagaacccTGCCTTCCACGTGGTTCCTTTATGGCTCATCAATAACTAGTTTAGTGGTTTTAAAGCCAAGTTCAAAATGGGACTGCCCAGCACTCAGCTAGAAAGCACAGCTTATGCTATATTTTAAATCAGAATTGTACATATGTTttgacttgatttttaaaaagattggctattttaaattttacgtacctgtttgtgtgtgtgtgtgtgtgcgcgcgcgcgcgtgtgcgcatgtgaatgtgcacatgagtgcagttgcTTGTGGAGTTCTAAGTGGATGTttaatcccctggagctggagttacaggtggttttgtgTCTCCTGACacgggtgctgggagctgaacgcGGTTCTCCTAACAGAGTAGTTGGaattcttagctgctgagccagttCTCTAGCCCCTGGACTTAATTTTTTTTGGTCTAGTTGTTAATGtgtctgctgtttttgtttttgtagagaCAGGCTTTTAGTAAGAACAAAAACTGAAGATATGATATCTCAGCTTCACACTAACCTCCTGGGCTCCATGCTGACGTGTAAGGCTGCCATGAGGACAATGATTGAGAAGGGTGGATCCATTGTTAATGTAGGTGAGTTTTCACCATCCTGGGTTTATAATTATTGCCTCTAAACATAAGAGTACTTAACCCACTGATTTACTTGATCAGTAAAATTAGGATGAAATTTATCTTGTTGTTTTCtgtggaaaaaaatgtttaactgaTCAATGAATGAGACAGAACTCACAGATGTACCTCTCAACAGAAGTCAGCGAGGCATTAAATGAGTGACTTAC belongs to Meriones unguiculatus strain TT.TT164.6M chromosome 4, Bangor_MerUng_6.1, whole genome shotgun sequence and includes:
- the Cbr4 gene encoding 3-oxoacyl-[acyl-carrier-protein] reductase, encoding MDKVCAVFGGSRGIGRAVAQLMAQKGYRLAIVARNLDVAKAAAGELGGNHLAFSCDVGKEQDVQNTFKEMEKHLGPVNFLVNAAGINRDRLLVRTKTEDMISQLHTNLLGSMLTCKAAMRTMIEKGGSIVNVGSVIGLKGNVGQCAYSASKGGIIGFSRSLAKEVARKKVRVNVVAPGFIRTDMTKHLKEEYLKTNIPLGRFGDPLEVAHAVVFLLESPYVTGHVLVVDGGLQLTV